In Mycobacterium tuberculosis H37Rv, a single window of DNA contains:
- the PE_PGRS54 gene encoding PE-PGRS family protein PE_PGRS54 (Member of the Mycobacterium tuberculosis PE family, PGRS subfamily of ala-, gly-rich proteins), with product MSFVLIAPEFVTAAAGDLTNLGSSISAANASAASATTQVLAAGADEVSARIAALFGGFGLEYQAISAQVAAYHQRFVQALSTGAGAYASAEAAAAEQIVLGVINAPTQALLGRPLIGDGANATTPGGAGGAGGLLFGNGGAGAAGAPGQAGGPGGPAGLWGNGGPGGAGGSGGGTGGAGGAGGWLFGVGGAGGVGGAGGGTGGAGGPGGLIWGGGGAGGVGGAGGGTGGAGGRAELLFGAGGAGGAGTDGGPGATGGTGGHGGVGGDGGWLAPGGAGGAGGQGGAGGAGSDGGALGGTGGTGGTGGAGGAGGRGALLLGAGGQGGLGGAGGQGGTGGAGGDGVLGGVGGTGGKGGVGGVAGLGGAGGAAGQLFSAGGAAGAVGVGGTGGQGGAGGAGAAGADAPASTGLTGGTGFAGGAGGVGGQGGNAIAGGINGSGGAGGTGGQGGAGGMGGSGADNASGIGADGGAGGTGGNAGAGGAGGAAGTGGTGGVVGAAGKAGIGGTGGQGGAGGAGSAGTDATATGATGGTGFSGGAGGAGGAGGNTGVGGTNGSGGQGGTGGAGGAGGAGGVGADNPTGIGGTGGTGGKGGAGGAGGQGGSSGAGGTNGSGGAGGTGGQGGAGGAGGAGADNPTGIGGAGGTGGTGGAAGAGGAGGAIGTGGTGGAVGSVGNAGIGGTGGTGGVGGAGGAGAAAAAGSSATGGAGFAGGAGGEGGAGGNSGVGGTNGSGGAGGAGGKGGTGGAGGSGADNPTGAGFAGGAGGTGGAAGAGGAGGATGTGGTGGVVGATGSAGIGGAGGRGGDGGDGASGLGLGLSGFDGGQGGQGGAGGSAGAGGINGAGGAGGNGGDGGDGATGAAGLGDNGGVGGDGGAGGAAGNGGNAGVGLTAKAGDGGAAGNGGNGGAGGAGGAGDNNFNGGQGGAGGQGGQGGLGGASTTSINANGGAGGNGGTGGKGGAGGAGTLGVGGSGGTGGDGGDAGSGGGGGFGGAAGKAGGGGNGGRGGDGGDGASGLGLGLSGFDGGQGGQGGAGGSAGAGGINGAGGAGGNGGDGGDGATGAAGLGDNGGVGGDGGAGGAAGNGGNAGVGLTAKAGDGGAAGNGGNGGAGGAGGAGDNNFNGGQGGAGGQGGQGGLGGASTTSINANGGAGGNGGTGGKGGAGGAGTLGVGGSGGTGGDGGDAGSGGGGGFGGAAGKAGGGGNGGVGGDGGEGASGLGLGLSGFDGGQGGQGGAGGSAGAGGINGAGGAGGTGGAGGDGAPATLIGGPDGGDGGQGGIGGDGGNAGFGAGVPGDGGDGGNAGFGAGVPGDGGIGGTGGAGGAGGAGADGDPSIDGGQGGAGGHGGQGGKGGLNSTGLASAASGDGGNGGAGGAGGNGGDGDGFIGGSGGTGGTGGDAGVGGLANTGGTAGNAGIGGAGGRGGDGGAGDSGALSQDGNGFAGGQGGQGGVGGNAGAGGINGAGGTGGTGGAGGDGQNGTTGVASEGGAGGQGGDGGQGGIGGAGGNAGFGAGVPGDGGIGGTGGAGGAGGAGADGDPSIDGGQGGAGGHGGQGGKGGLNSTGLASAASGDGGNGGAGGAGGNGGDGDGFIGGSGGTGGTGGDAGVGGLANTGGTAGNAGIGGAGGRGGDGGAGDSGALSQDGNGFAGGQGGQGGVGGNAGAGGINGAGGTGGTGGAGGDGQNGTTGVASEGGAGGQGGDGGQGGIGGAGGNAGFGAGVPGDGGIGGTGGAGGAGGAGADGDPSIDGGQGGAGGHGGQGGKGGLNSTGLASAASGDGGNGGAGGAGGNGGAGGLGGGGGTGGTNGNGGLGGGGGNGGAGGAGGTPTGSGTEGTGGDGGDAGAGGNGGSATGVGNGGNGGDGGNGGDGGNGAPGGFGGGAGAGGLGGSGAGGGTDGDDGNGGSPGTDGS from the coding sequence ATGTCGTTCGTGTTGATCGCACCGGAATTCGTGACAGCAGCCGCGGGGGATCTGACGAATCTGGGTTCGTCGATTAGCGCGGCCAACGCGTCGGCAGCCAGTGCGACCACGCAGGTGCTGGCTGCGGGCGCCGATGAGGTGTCTGCCCGTATTGCGGCGCTGTTCGGCGGGTTTGGCCTGGAGTACCAGGCGATTAGTGCGCAGGTGGCGGCCTACCACCAGCGGTTTGTGCAGGCCTTGAGTACCGGCGCGGGCGCATATGCCTCGGCCGAGGCCGCCGCCGCTGAGCAGATCGTGCTGGGCGTGATCAATGCGCCCACCCAGGCGCTGCTGGGGCGCCCGTTGATCGGTGACGGCGCCAATGCGACGACTCCCGGCGGGGCCGGCGGGGCCGGCGGTCTGCTGTTCGGCAACGGCGGGGCCGGGGCAGCCGGGGCGCCCGGCCAGGCCGGCGGGCCTGGCGGGCCCGCCGGATTGTGGGGCAACGGCGGGCCCGGCGGGGCCGGCGGCAGCGGTGGGGGCACCGGCGGTGCCGGCGGCGCCGGTGGGTGGCTGTTCGGGGTTGGCGGCGCCGGCGGTGTCGGTGGGGCCGGTGGCGGCACCGGCGGGGCGGGCGGGCCCGGTGGTTTGATCTGGGGCGGCGGCGGGGCCGGCGGTGTCGGTGGGGCCGGTGGCGGCACCGGCGGGGCCGGCGGCCGCGCCGAGCTGCTGTTCGGCGCCGGCGGTGCGGGTGGGGCGGGCACCGACGGCGGGCCCGGTGCTACCGGCGGGACCGGCGGACACGGCGGAGTCGGCGGCGACGGCGGATGGCTGGCACCCGGCGGGGCCGGCGGGGCCGGCGGGCAAGGCGGGGCAGGTGGTGCCGGCAGCGATGGTGGCGCGTTGGGTGGTACCGGCGGGACGGGCGGTACCGGCGGCGCCGGTGGCGCCGGCGGTCGCGGCGCACTGCTGCTGGGCGCTGGCGGACAGGGCGGCCTCGGCGGCGCCGGCGGACAAGGCGGCACCGGCGGGGCCGGCGGAGATGGCGTTCTGGGGGGTGTCGGTGGCACTGGTGGTAAGGGCGGTGTCGGCGGCGTGGCTGGCCTCGGCGGGGCCGGTGGTGCCGCGGGCCAGCTCTTCAGCGCCGGAGGCGCGGCGGGTGCCGTTGGGGTTGGCGGCACCGGCGGCCAGGGTGGGGCTGGCGGTGCCGGAGCGGCCGGCGCCGACGCCCCCGCCAGCACAGGTCTAACCGGTGGTACCGGGTTCGCTGGCGGGGCCGGCGGCGTCGGCGGCCAGGGCGGCAACGCCATTGCCGGCGGCATCAACGGCTCCGGTGGTGCCGGCGGCACCGGCGGCCAAGGCGGCGCCGGCGGCATGGGTGGCTCCGGTGCTGATAATGCCAGCGGGATTGGCGCCGACGGCGGCGCGGGTGGGACTGGCGGTAACGCCGGCGCCGGCGGGGCCGGCGGGGCCGCCGGCACCGGAGGAACCGGCGGGGTTGTCGGCGCCGCGGGCAAGGCCGGTATCGGCGGCACCGGCGGCCAAGGCGGCGCCGGCGGCGCGGGCAGCGCCGGCACGGATGCGACCGCTACCGGTGCCACCGGCGGCACCGGGTTTTCCGGTGGAGCCGGCGGGGCCGGCGGGGCCGGCGGCAACACCGGGGTTGGCGGCACCAACGGCTCCGGCGGGCAAGGCGGCACCGGCGGCGCGGGCGGCGCCGGTGGTGCTGGCGGTGTCGGCGCCGACAACCCCACCGGCATCGGCGGCACCGGCGGCACCGGCGGGAAAGGCGGCGCCGGCGGGGCCGGCGGGCAGGGCGGTAGCAGCGGTGCCGGCGGCACCAACGGCTCTGGTGGCGCTGGCGGCACCGGCGGACAAGGCGGCGCCGGGGGCGCTGGCGGGGCCGGCGCCGATAACCCCACCGGCATCGGCGGCGCCGGCGGCACCGGCGGCACCGGCGGAGCGGCCGGAGCCGGCGGGGCCGGTGGCGCCATCGGTACCGGCGGCACCGGCGGCGCGGTGGGCAGCGTCGGTAACGCCGGGATCGGCGGTACCGGCGGTACGGGTGGTGTCGGTGGTGCTGGTGGTGCAGGTGCGGCTGCGGCCGCTGGCAGCAGCGCTACCGGTGGCGCCGGGTTCGCCGGCGGCGCCGGCGGAGAAGGCGGAGCGGGCGGCAACAGCGGTGTGGGCGGCACCAACGGCTCCGGCGGCGCCGGCGGTGCAGGCGGCAAGGGCGGCACCGGAGGTGCCGGCGGGTCCGGCGCGGACAACCCCACCGGTGCTGGTTTCGCCGGTGGCGCCGGCGGCACAGGTGGCGCGGCCGGCGCCGGCGGGGCCGGCGGGGCGACCGGTACCGGCGGCACCGGCGGCGTTGTCGGCGCCACCGGTAGTGCAGGCATCGGCGGGGCCGGCGGCCGCGGCGGTGACGGCGGCGATGGGGCCAGCGGTCTCGGCCTGGGCCTCTCCGGCTTTGACGGCGGCCAAGGCGGCCAAGGCGGGGCCGGCGGCAGCGCCGGCGCCGGCGGCATCAACGGGGCCGGCGGGGCCGGCGGCAACGGCGGCGACGGCGGGGACGGCGCAACCGGTGCCGCAGGTCTCGGCGACAACGGCGGGGTCGGCGGTGACGGTGGGGCCGGTGGCGCCGCCGGCAACGGCGGCAACGCGGGCGTCGGCCTGACAGCCAAGGCCGGCGACGGCGGCGCCGCGGGCAATGGCGGCAACGGGGGCGCCGGCGGTGCTGGCGGGGCCGGCGACAACAATTTCAACGGCGGCCAGGGTGGTGCCGGCGGCCAAGGCGGCCAAGGCGGCCTGGGCGGGGCAAGCACCACCTCGATCAACGCCAACGGCGGCGCCGGCGGCAACGGCGGCACCGGCGGCAAAGGCGGCGCCGGTGGTGCGGGAACCCTGGGCGTCGGCGGCTCCGGCGGCACCGGCGGGGACGGCGGCGATGCGGGCTCTGGTGGTGGCGGCGGCTTCGGCGGGGCCGCGGGTAAGGCCGGCGGCGGCGGAAACGGCGGCCGCGGCGGTGACGGCGGCGATGGGGCCAGCGGTCTCGGCCTGGGCCTCTCCGGCTTTGACGGCGGCCAAGGCGGCCAAGGCGGGGCCGGCGGCAGCGCCGGCGCCGGCGGCATCAACGGGGCCGGCGGGGCCGGCGGCAACGGCGGCGACGGCGGGGACGGCGCAACCGGTGCCGCAGGTCTCGGCGACAACGGCGGGGTCGGCGGTGACGGTGGGGCCGGTGGCGCCGCCGGCAACGGCGGCAACGCGGGCGTCGGCCTGACAGCCAAGGCCGGCGACGGCGGCGCCGCGGGCAATGGCGGCAACGGGGGCGCCGGCGGTGCTGGCGGGGCCGGCGACAACAATTTCAACGGCGGCCAGGGTGGTGCCGGCGGCCAAGGCGGCCAAGGCGGCCTGGGCGGGGCAAGCACCACCTCGATCAACGCCAACGGCGGCGCCGGCGGCAACGGCGGCACCGGCGGCAAAGGCGGCGCCGGTGGTGCGGGAACCCTGGGCGTCGGCGGCTCCGGCGGCACCGGCGGGGACGGCGGCGATGCGGGCTCTGGTGGTGGCGGCGGCTTCGGCGGGGCCGCGGGTAAGGCCGGCGGCGGCGGAAACGGCGGTGTTGGCGGTGACGGCGGCGAGGGAGCCAGCGGTCTCGGCCTGGGCCTCTCCGGCTTTGACGGCGGCCAAGGCGGCCAAGGCGGGGCCGGCGGCAGCGCCGGCGCCGGCGGCATCAACGGGGCCGGCGGGGCCGGCGGCACCGGCGGGGCCGGTGGTGACGGCGCCCCGGCGACCCTGATCGGCGGACCCGACGGCGGTGACGGCGGCCAAGGCGGCATCGGCGGGGACGGCGGCAACGCCGGATTCGGCGCCGGTGTTCCCGGCGACGGCGGGGACGGCGGCAACGCCGGATTCGGCGCCGGTGTTCCCGGCGACGGCGGGATCGGCGGCACCGGCGGGGCCGGGGGCGCCGGCGGCGCCGGCGCCGACGGGGACCCCAGCATTGACGGCGGCCAAGGTGGTGCCGGCGGCCACGGCGGCCAAGGCGGCAAAGGCGGCCTGAACAGCACCGGGCTAGCCAGCGCCGCCAGCGGTGACGGCGGCAACGGCGGGGCCGGCGGGGCCGGCGGCAACGGCGGCGACGGCGACGGCTTTATCGGCGGGTCCGGCGGCACCGGCGGGACCGGCGGCGACGCCGGCGTCGGCGGCCTGGCCAACACCGGCGGAACCGCGGGCAACGCCGGTATCGGCGGGGCCGGCGGCCGCGGCGGCGACGGCGGGGCCGGCGACAGCGGCGCCCTCTCCCAAGACGGCAACGGCTTCGCCGGCGGCCAAGGCGGCCAAGGCGGGGTCGGCGGCAACGCCGGCGCCGGCGGCATCAACGGGGCCGGCGGCACCGGCGGCACCGGCGGGGCCGGTGGTGACGGCCAGAACGGAACGACAGGCGTGGCGAGCGAGGGCGGCGCCGGCGGCCAAGGCGGTGACGGCGGCCAAGGCGGCATCGGCGGGGCCGGCGGCAACGCCGGATTCGGCGCCGGTGTTCCCGGCGACGGCGGGATCGGCGGCACCGGCGGGGCCGGGGGCGCCGGCGGCGCCGGCGCCGACGGGGACCCCAGCATTGACGGCGGCCAAGGTGGTGCCGGCGGCCACGGCGGCCAAGGCGGCAAAGGCGGCCTGAACAGCACCGGGCTAGCCAGCGCCGCCAGCGGTGACGGCGGCAACGGCGGGGCCGGCGGGGCCGGCGGCAACGGCGGCGACGGCGACGGCTTTATCGGCGGGTCCGGCGGCACCGGCGGGACCGGCGGCGACGCCGGCGTCGGCGGCCTGGCCAACACCGGCGGAACCGCGGGCAACGCCGGTATCGGCGGGGCCGGCGGCCGCGGCGGCGACGGCGGGGCCGGCGACAGCGGCGCCCTCTCCCAAGACGGCAACGGCTTCGCCGGCGGCCAAGGCGGCCAAGGCGGGGTCGGCGGCAACGCCGGCGCCGGCGGCATCAACGGGGCCGGCGGCACCGGCGGCACCGGCGGGGCCGGTGGTGACGGCCAGAACGGAACGACAGGCGTGGCGAGCGAGGGCGGCGCCGGCGGCCAAGGCGGTGACGGCGGCCAAGGCGGCATCGGCGGGGCCGGCGGCAACGCCGGATTCGGCGCCGGTGTTCCCGGCGACGGCGGGATCGGCGGCACCGGCGGGGCCGGGGGCGCCGGCGGCGCCGGCGCCGACGGGGACCCCAGCATTGACGGCGGCCAAGGTGGTGCCGGCGGCCACGGCGGCCAAGGCGGCAAAGGCGGCCTGAACAGCACCGGGCTAGCCAGCGCCGCCAGCGGTGACGGCGGCAACGGCGGGGCCGGCGGGGCCGGCGGCAACGGCGGAGCCGGCGGGCTCGGCGGGGGCGGTGGCACAGGCGGCACCAACGGCAACGGCGGCCTCGGCGGAGGCGGCGGCAACGGCGGAGCCGGCGGTGCCGGGGGAACGCCCACCGGCAGTGGCACCGAGGGGACCGGCGGCGACGGTGGAGATGCCGGCGCCGGCGGCAACGGCGGCTCTGCCACCGGCGTCGGTAACGGCGGTAACGGCGGTGATGGCGGCAACGGCGGCGACGGCGGCAACGGCGCACCCGGCGGCTTCGGTGGCGGCGCTGGCGCCGGCGGCTTGGGCGGCTCCGGCGCCGGCGGCGGCACCGACGGCGACGACGGCAACGGCGGCAGCCCCGGCACCGACGGCAGCTAA